The following proteins come from a genomic window of Corallococcus sp. NCRR:
- a CDS encoding M3 family metallopeptidase: MSEPLVPDAARHVTCPPEEFRRASEEALSKARDGIARLKTLPASTPPREVLELFDESSAALDDAAARASVVRHTHPEAALREAAEASEQAIENLANDIRMDRGVYDVLSRVDLSQEDAATRKWMEKVLRDFRRAGVDRDDATRARVKALQEELVRIGQEFSRNISQDTRKVSLPPSALDGLPEDYVRAHAPGEDGQVRISTDYPDLVPFLTYARDGKAREELWRANRQRGYPANVNVLQSLVQKRHELATLLGYPHWAAYATEDKMVRTADAAGTFIRKIADASEERMKRDYAVLLERKRKDDPAADKVNPWDSGYLDDRVKAEQYAFDSQTVRPYFEYTRVKQGVLDLTARLFGVTYRPVKDVPVWHPDVEAYDVYEGTTLKGRFFLDMHPRADKYKHAAQFTLTSGKSGRRLPEGALICNFPKPGTEPALMQHGDVETFFHEFGHLLHHIFGGHTKWAGLSGVRTEWDFVEAPSQMLEEWARDVTCLQTFAKHYQTGEALPAELVERMLAADEFGKGLFVRQQMFYAALSLELYRRDPKGLDATALVRELQGQYIPFPYLEGTYFHLTFGHLDGYSSNYYTYMWSLVIAKDLFTVFQKKGLLNPEPAQDYRRAVLEPGGSDDAARLVHHFLGRDYDFRAYEAWLNKAA; this comes from the coding sequence GTGTCCGAGCCCCTGGTCCCCGACGCCGCCCGCCACGTCACCTGCCCGCCCGAGGAGTTCCGCCGCGCGAGCGAGGAGGCCCTGTCCAAGGCCCGCGACGGCATCGCGCGACTGAAGACGCTGCCCGCCTCCACGCCCCCCAGGGAGGTCCTGGAGCTGTTCGACGAGTCCTCCGCCGCGCTGGATGACGCCGCCGCGCGCGCCAGCGTCGTGCGCCACACGCACCCGGAGGCCGCCCTGCGCGAGGCCGCGGAGGCCTCCGAGCAGGCCATCGAGAACCTGGCCAACGACATCCGCATGGACCGGGGCGTCTATGACGTCCTGTCGCGCGTGGACCTGTCCCAGGAGGACGCCGCCACGCGCAAGTGGATGGAGAAGGTGCTGCGCGACTTCCGCCGCGCCGGCGTGGACCGCGACGACGCCACCCGCGCCAGGGTGAAGGCGCTCCAGGAGGAGCTGGTCCGCATTGGCCAGGAGTTCAGCCGCAACATCAGCCAGGACACCCGCAAGGTGTCGCTGCCCCCGTCCGCGCTGGACGGCCTGCCGGAGGACTACGTGCGCGCGCACGCCCCCGGCGAGGACGGCCAGGTGCGCATCTCCACGGACTACCCGGACCTGGTGCCCTTCCTCACCTACGCGCGTGACGGCAAGGCCCGCGAGGAGCTCTGGCGCGCCAACCGCCAGCGCGGCTACCCCGCCAACGTGAACGTGCTCCAGAGCCTGGTGCAGAAGCGCCATGAGCTGGCCACGCTCCTGGGCTACCCGCACTGGGCCGCCTACGCCACCGAGGACAAGATGGTGCGCACCGCGGACGCCGCGGGCACCTTCATCCGGAAGATCGCGGACGCGTCGGAAGAGCGCATGAAGCGCGACTACGCGGTGCTCCTGGAGCGCAAGCGCAAGGACGACCCGGCCGCCGACAAGGTGAACCCGTGGGACTCCGGCTACCTGGATGACCGCGTGAAGGCGGAGCAGTACGCTTTCGACTCGCAGACGGTGCGCCCGTACTTCGAATACACGCGCGTGAAGCAGGGCGTGCTGGACCTCACCGCGCGCCTCTTCGGCGTCACCTACCGCCCGGTGAAGGACGTGCCCGTGTGGCACCCGGACGTGGAGGCCTACGACGTCTATGAAGGCACCACGCTCAAGGGCCGCTTCTTCCTGGACATGCACCCGCGCGCGGACAAGTACAAGCACGCGGCCCAGTTCACGCTGACGAGCGGCAAGTCCGGCCGGCGGCTCCCGGAAGGCGCGCTCATCTGCAACTTCCCCAAGCCCGGCACGGAGCCCGCGCTCATGCAGCACGGCGACGTGGAGACCTTCTTCCACGAGTTCGGCCACCTGCTGCACCACATCTTCGGCGGCCACACGAAGTGGGCGGGCCTGTCCGGCGTGCGCACGGAGTGGGACTTCGTGGAGGCCCCGTCGCAGATGCTGGAGGAGTGGGCGCGCGACGTGACGTGCCTGCAGACCTTCGCGAAGCACTACCAGACGGGAGAGGCGCTGCCCGCGGAGCTGGTGGAGCGCATGCTCGCCGCGGACGAGTTCGGCAAGGGGCTCTTCGTGCGCCAGCAGATGTTCTACGCGGCGCTCAGCCTGGAGCTCTACCGGCGCGACCCGAAGGGCCTGGACGCCACCGCGCTCGTGCGCGAGCTGCAGGGCCAGTACATCCCCTTCCCGTACCTGGAGGGCACGTACTTCCACCTCACCTTCGGGCACCTGGATGGGTACTCGTCCAACTACTACACGTACATGTGGTCGTTGGTCATCGCGAAGGACCTCTTCACGGTGTTCCAGAAGAAGGGCCTGCTCAACCCGGAGCCCGCGCAGGACTACCGCCGCGCGGTGCTGGAGCCGGGCGGCTCCGACGACGCCGCCCGCCTCGTGCATCACTTCCTCGGCCGCGACTACGACTTCCGCGCGTACGAGGCGTGGCTCAACAAGGCCGCGTGA
- a CDS encoding DUF444 family protein — translation MTLKIHQDHSRFKQIVRGKIKANLRKYVQKGEMLGKKGKDAISIPIPFIDIPRFKYGHKEQGGVGQGDGDVGQQLGPGAVEPGDGHQAGQGEGDHALEVDVTLEELAQILGEELQLPRIERRQNERIVTQKVKYTGVNTTGPESLRHFKRTFKQALKRQIATGTYDPKMPVIIPTREDRRYRSYKLQELPETNAVIIYMMDVSGSMGDEQKEIVRIESFWLDTWLKHQYKGLESRYIIHDAVAREVDRDTFFHTRESGGTMISSAYKLCRDIIQADYPKSAWNIYPFHFSDGDNWSADDTRQCIEMLRNDILPQVNQFAYGQVESPYGSGQFIKDLREAVGDTNNVALSEIADKDAIYASIKDFLGKGR, via the coding sequence GTGACCTTGAAGATCCACCAGGACCACTCCCGCTTCAAACAGATCGTCCGCGGGAAGATCAAAGCCAACCTGCGCAAGTACGTGCAGAAGGGCGAGATGCTGGGAAAGAAGGGCAAGGATGCCATCAGCATCCCCATCCCCTTCATCGACATCCCGCGCTTCAAGTACGGCCACAAGGAGCAGGGCGGCGTCGGACAGGGTGACGGTGACGTAGGCCAGCAGCTCGGCCCCGGGGCGGTGGAGCCCGGGGACGGGCATCAGGCCGGCCAGGGCGAAGGCGACCACGCCCTGGAGGTGGACGTCACGCTGGAGGAGCTGGCGCAGATATTGGGCGAAGAGCTCCAGCTGCCGCGGATTGAACGGCGGCAGAACGAGCGCATCGTCACGCAGAAGGTGAAGTACACGGGCGTGAACACCACGGGCCCGGAGTCCCTGCGCCACTTCAAGCGCACCTTCAAGCAGGCCCTGAAGCGGCAGATCGCCACCGGCACCTACGACCCGAAGATGCCGGTCATCATCCCCACGCGCGAGGACCGGCGCTACCGCAGCTACAAGCTGCAGGAGCTGCCGGAGACGAACGCGGTCATCATCTACATGATGGACGTGTCCGGCTCGATGGGGGACGAGCAGAAGGAGATCGTCCGCATCGAGAGCTTCTGGCTCGATACGTGGCTCAAGCACCAGTACAAGGGCTTGGAGTCGCGCTACATCATCCACGACGCGGTGGCCCGCGAAGTGGACCGCGACACGTTCTTCCACACCCGCGAGTCCGGCGGGACGATGATCTCCAGCGCGTACAAGCTGTGCCGGGACATCATCCAGGCGGACTACCCGAAGAGCGCGTGGAACATCTACCCGTTCCACTTCAGCGACGGGGACAACTGGAGCGCGGACGACACGCGCCAGTGCATCGAGATGCTCCGCAACGACATCCTCCCGCAGGTGAACCAGTTCGCCTACGGGCAGGTGGAGTCCCCCTACGGCAGCGGGCAGTTCATCAAGGACCTGCGCGAAGCCGTGGGTGACACGAACAACGTCGCGCTGAGCGAGATCGCGGACAAGGACGCCATCTACGCCTCCATCAAGGACTTCCTCGGCAAGGGGCGCTGA
- a CDS encoding DUF2378 family protein: MSLPLDDLEERIALTRPGDTVRGLSFAAVLRLVHQRLGRDAAERLRAPLMQRSPVDFFSYPAVDFLRLLAFASEALQPEFGTRDAALRACGEAIVGTFFESTVGQTLLRLTSGGGDPKRLYGNAPASYSTAVSYGQREYQALGDKRVRLFFKGDLLPVAVHEGILAGPLTALHREGSVRGTERGLGDSEFVIEWT; this comes from the coding sequence ATGTCCCTCCCCCTGGATGATCTGGAAGAGCGCATTGCCCTCACCCGGCCAGGGGACACCGTGCGAGGGTTGAGCTTCGCGGCGGTGCTGCGGCTCGTGCACCAGCGGCTGGGGCGTGACGCGGCGGAGCGCCTGCGCGCGCCGCTCATGCAGCGCAGCCCCGTGGACTTCTTCTCCTACCCGGCGGTGGACTTCCTGCGGCTGCTCGCCTTCGCGTCGGAGGCGCTCCAGCCGGAGTTCGGCACGCGTGACGCGGCCCTGCGGGCGTGCGGGGAGGCCATCGTCGGGACGTTCTTCGAGTCCACGGTGGGGCAGACGCTCCTGCGCCTCACCTCCGGCGGCGGGGACCCCAAGCGCCTCTACGGCAACGCGCCCGCGTCGTACTCCACCGCGGTGAGCTACGGGCAGCGCGAGTACCAGGCCCTGGGTGACAAGCGCGTGCGGCTCTTCTTCAAGGGCGACCTGCTGCCCGTGGCGGTCCACGAGGGCATCCTCGCGGGCCCCCTCACCGCGCTGCACCGCGAGGGCAGCGTGCGGGGCACCGAGCGGGGCCTGGGCGACTCCGAGTTCGTCATTGAATGGACCTGA
- a CDS encoding M23 family metallopeptidase has protein sequence MKTASLLCLAALGVASTSEAATQFEIKNRRIEPRQTLAGALHDAQLPDEQVTAVISALEGVFDFRKSRVGDQFRLVMKNGELDFFDYRQSTVDEWQVRRDGEKYVGSKRSIEVEKQVSLVSLEINSSLYEATLAAGEDPSIGLVLSDVFAWDIDFYRDVRKGDKAKALVEKFVSKGRVLRYGEVLAATYEGGLVGNKRVFRYVLPNGEANFFQEDGASAKKTFLKSPLKYAHVTSSFGSRFHPVLQYVKNHNGVDYGTPIGTPVWAVADGTVVSAGNAGAAGNMVVLRHANGMETQYMHLSRFGDGVRTGQRVRQKQVIAYSGNTGRSTGPHLHFGLKRNGTYANPLTQKFPRADPLPKELTADFLAKAHEMAQQIDAVSVAAVAGQAGPPPTATK, from the coding sequence ATGAAGACCGCTTCCCTCCTCTGCCTCGCCGCCCTCGGGGTGGCTTCGACGTCCGAAGCCGCCACCCAGTTCGAAATCAAGAACCGCCGCATCGAGCCGCGCCAGACGCTGGCGGGTGCGCTGCACGACGCGCAGCTGCCCGACGAGCAGGTGACGGCGGTCATCTCCGCGCTGGAGGGCGTGTTCGACTTCCGCAAGTCGCGCGTGGGCGACCAGTTCCGGCTGGTGATGAAGAACGGCGAGCTGGACTTCTTCGACTACCGCCAGAGCACCGTGGACGAGTGGCAGGTCCGCCGCGACGGAGAGAAGTACGTCGGCAGCAAGCGCTCCATCGAGGTGGAGAAGCAGGTGTCGCTGGTGTCGCTGGAGATCAACTCGTCCCTGTACGAGGCGACGCTGGCGGCCGGTGAGGACCCGTCCATCGGCCTGGTGCTATCGGACGTGTTCGCGTGGGACATCGACTTCTACCGGGACGTGCGCAAGGGCGACAAGGCGAAGGCCCTGGTGGAGAAGTTCGTCTCCAAGGGCCGCGTGCTGCGCTACGGCGAGGTGCTGGCGGCCACGTACGAGGGCGGCCTGGTGGGCAACAAGCGCGTGTTCCGCTACGTGCTGCCCAACGGCGAGGCCAACTTCTTCCAGGAGGACGGCGCCAGCGCGAAGAAGACGTTCCTCAAGAGCCCGCTGAAGTACGCGCACGTCACCAGCAGCTTCGGGTCGCGCTTCCACCCGGTGCTCCAGTACGTGAAGAACCACAACGGCGTGGACTACGGCACGCCCATTGGCACCCCGGTGTGGGCCGTGGCGGACGGCACCGTCGTGTCCGCGGGCAACGCGGGCGCCGCGGGCAACATGGTGGTGCTGCGCCACGCCAACGGCATGGAGACGCAGTACATGCACCTGTCGCGCTTTGGCGACGGCGTGCGCACCGGCCAGCGCGTGCGGCAGAAGCAGGTGATTGCCTACTCCGGCAACACCGGCCGCTCTACCGGCCCGCACCTGCACTTCGGCCTGAAGCGCAACGGCACCTACGCCAACCCGCTCACCCAGAAGTTCCCCCGCGCGGATCCGCTGCCCAAGGAGCTGACGGCGGACTTCCTCGCCAAGGCGCACGAGATGGCCCAGCAGATTGACGCCGTGTCCGTGGCCGCCGTCGCCGGCCAGGCGGGCCCGCCGCCCACCGCCACGAAGTAG
- a CDS encoding glycogen/starch/alpha-glucan phosphorylase, whose translation MAPPASARPASPPPSASGTPEDSGRTGLDAASVRRGFFEHVRYSRGKNPETATPHDRFMALSLAVRDRLTDRWVKTARTYYEQDVKRAYYLSAEYLLGRALGNNLLNLNMYEAAAAAMQEVGVDLSQLLEMEPDAGLGNGGLGRLAACFLDSLATLGYPGMGYGIRYEFGIFSQDLVEGHQVERADEWLKFGNPWEIVRPEKAVPVRFFGRVEHHQGPDGRPVARWVGGKTVIGVPYDTPIAGYGNNTVNTLRLWQARASAEFDLLLFNAGDYERSVVEKNDSEVISKVLYPNDAFQAGKELRLKQQYFFVACSIADIVRRYLKNHNDFRDFSRKCAIQLNDTHPAIGVAELMRVLVDEKRLLWDEAWSITQETFGYTNHTLLAEAMERWPVSLFERLLPRHLEIIFEINQRFMRQVQIRYPFDVEKQQRMSLVEEGPEKKIRMAHLAVVGSHSINGVAALHTDLLRRDVLPDFAQMYPERFNNKTNGVTPRRWLAWCNPRLSKLITSRIGEGWATDLDLLQKLEPHAEDPEFRKAFREVKRANKEELAQHVRDLRWVQLNPDAIFDVQIKRLHEYKRQLLDAVHIVALWMKARRDPSSVIAPRAFLFGAKAAPGYHLAKLTIRLINGIAEVVNSDAGATGLQVVFLPNYRVSLAERIIPAADVSEQISTAGWEASGTGNMKLMLNGALTLGTLDGANVEIRDAVGDENFFLFGLTADEVIARKKAGYRPREVYESNTELREALDLIRSGFFSPEDRNLFQPLVDSLLNEDRYLVLADFASYAAKQEDVARAYKDTESWTKKCIINVARAGIFSSDRTIKQYAEEIWRVQQTNVE comes from the coding sequence ATGGCTCCTCCCGCCTCCGCGCGCCCCGCATCGCCCCCGCCCTCCGCCTCGGGAACCCCCGAAGACAGCGGACGCACCGGGCTCGACGCGGCCAGCGTCCGTCGCGGCTTCTTCGAACACGTGCGCTATTCGCGCGGCAAGAACCCGGAGACGGCCACTCCGCACGACCGCTTCATGGCGCTGTCGCTGGCCGTGCGCGACCGCCTCACGGACCGCTGGGTGAAGACGGCGCGCACCTACTACGAGCAGGACGTCAAGCGCGCCTATTACCTGTCCGCGGAGTACCTGCTGGGCCGCGCGCTGGGCAACAACCTGCTCAACCTCAACATGTACGAGGCCGCCGCCGCCGCCATGCAGGAAGTCGGCGTGGACCTGAGCCAGCTGCTGGAGATGGAGCCGGACGCGGGCCTGGGCAACGGCGGTCTGGGCCGGCTGGCGGCGTGCTTCCTGGATTCGCTGGCCACCCTGGGCTACCCGGGCATGGGCTACGGCATCCGCTACGAGTTCGGCATCTTCTCCCAGGACCTGGTGGAGGGACACCAGGTGGAGCGCGCGGACGAGTGGCTGAAGTTCGGCAACCCGTGGGAGATCGTCCGGCCGGAGAAGGCGGTGCCGGTGCGCTTCTTCGGGCGCGTGGAGCACCACCAGGGTCCGGATGGCCGGCCGGTGGCGCGCTGGGTGGGCGGCAAGACTGTGATTGGCGTGCCGTACGACACACCCATCGCGGGCTACGGCAACAACACCGTCAACACGCTGCGGCTGTGGCAGGCGCGCGCGAGCGCGGAGTTCGACCTGCTCCTGTTCAACGCCGGTGACTACGAGCGCTCGGTGGTGGAGAAGAACGACTCGGAGGTCATCTCCAAGGTCCTCTACCCCAACGACGCGTTCCAGGCCGGCAAGGAGCTGCGGCTCAAGCAGCAGTACTTCTTCGTGGCGTGCTCCATCGCGGACATCGTCCGGCGCTACCTGAAGAACCACAACGACTTCCGGGACTTCTCCCGCAAGTGCGCCATCCAGCTCAATGACACGCACCCGGCCATTGGCGTGGCGGAGCTGATGCGCGTGCTGGTGGACGAGAAGCGCCTGCTCTGGGACGAGGCCTGGTCCATCACCCAGGAGACGTTCGGCTACACCAACCACACGCTGCTGGCGGAGGCCATGGAGCGCTGGCCGGTGTCGCTGTTCGAGCGGCTCCTGCCCCGCCACCTCGAAATCATCTTCGAGATCAACCAGCGCTTCATGCGCCAGGTGCAGATCCGCTACCCGTTCGACGTGGAGAAGCAGCAGCGGATGAGCCTGGTGGAGGAGGGCCCGGAGAAGAAGATCCGCATGGCCCACCTGGCCGTGGTGGGCAGCCACAGCATCAACGGCGTGGCCGCGCTGCACACGGACCTGCTGCGCCGCGACGTGCTCCCGGACTTCGCGCAGATGTACCCGGAGCGCTTCAACAACAAGACCAACGGCGTGACGCCGCGCCGGTGGCTGGCGTGGTGCAACCCGCGCCTGTCCAAGTTGATTACGAGCCGCATCGGTGAGGGCTGGGCCACGGACCTGGACCTGCTCCAGAAGCTGGAGCCGCACGCGGAGGACCCGGAGTTCCGCAAGGCCTTCCGCGAGGTGAAGCGCGCCAACAAGGAGGAGCTGGCCCAGCACGTGAGGGATTTGCGCTGGGTGCAGCTCAATCCGGACGCCATCTTTGACGTGCAGATCAAGCGCCTGCACGAGTACAAGCGGCAGCTCCTGGACGCCGTCCACATCGTGGCGCTCTGGATGAAGGCGCGGCGCGACCCGTCCAGCGTCATCGCGCCGCGCGCGTTCCTCTTCGGCGCGAAGGCGGCCCCGGGCTACCACCTGGCGAAGCTGACCATCCGGCTCATCAACGGCATCGCGGAGGTGGTGAACAGCGATGCGGGCGCCACGGGGTTGCAGGTGGTGTTCCTGCCCAACTACCGGGTGAGCCTGGCGGAGCGCATCATCCCCGCGGCGGACGTGTCCGAGCAGATCTCGACGGCGGGCTGGGAGGCCTCCGGCACGGGCAACATGAAGCTGATGCTCAACGGCGCGCTGACGCTGGGCACGCTGGACGGCGCCAACGTGGAGATCCGCGACGCGGTGGGCGACGAGAACTTCTTCCTCTTCGGCCTCACGGCGGATGAGGTCATCGCGCGCAAGAAGGCCGGCTACCGGCCGCGCGAGGTGTACGAGTCCAACACGGAGCTGCGCGAGGCGTTGGACCTCATCCGCTCCGGCTTCTTCTCGCCGGAGGACCGCAACCTCTTCCAGCCGCTGGTGGACAGCCTGCTCAACGAGGACCGCTACCTGGTGCTGGCGGACTTCGCGTCCTACGCGGCGAAGCAGGAGGACGTGGCGCGCGCCTACAAGGACACCGAGTCCTGGACGAAGAAGTGCATCATCAACGTCGCCCGCGCGGGCATCTTCTCCTCCGACCGCACCATCAAGCAGTACGCGGAGGAGATCTGGCGCGTGCAGCAGACGAACGTGGAGTGA
- a CDS encoding PrkA family serine protein kinase: MKDAEKGSWVSRIAAFQDVKTYAELNWEGSFEDYLEIVRKNPKVTRTAFQRIYDMILSHGKSEYIDNKKKLTRYHFFSDERFGGRDAIFGLDVPLMKLVNVFKSAAQGYGTEKRVILLHGPVGSSKSTIARLLKKGMEEYSKTPEGAAYTFSWLTDKKQPDGTVTKEKMKCPMNEEPLNLIPREWRDKVFSELSPPESGYTIPGGCELCPACRFVFKELMTQYGGDFAQVMGHVHVNRLIFSEKDRVGIGTFQPKDEKNQDSTELTGDINYRKIAEYGSDSDPRAFNFDGEFNIANRGVIEFVEVLKLDVAFLYDLLGASQEHKIKPKKFPQTDIDEVIIGHTNEPEYKKLENNEFMEALRDRTVKIDIPYITKLAEEVKIYEKDFNSRAIKGKHIAPHTLEMAAMWAVLTRLEEPKKHNLSLLQKLKLYNGKTLPNFTEDNIKELRKESVREGLEGISARYIQDKISNALVSDKGEGCINPFMVLNELEAGLKTHSLINTEDARKRMKELLTTVKQEYEDIVKNEVQRAISADEDAIGKLCGNYIDNIKAFTQKEKVRNKYTGIYEVPDERLMRSIEEKIDIPESRKDDFRGEIMNYIGALAVEGKTFNYRTNERLHKALELKLFEDQKDSIKLKNLVSSVVDKETQEKIDLVKDRMMKNYGYCEICSTDVLNFVASIFARGDAKE; encoded by the coding sequence ATGAAGGACGCTGAGAAGGGCTCGTGGGTCTCCAGAATCGCCGCGTTCCAGGACGTGAAGACCTACGCGGAACTCAACTGGGAGGGCTCTTTCGAGGACTACCTCGAAATCGTCCGCAAGAACCCCAAGGTCACCCGCACCGCCTTCCAGAGGATCTACGACATGATCCTCAGCCACGGGAAGTCGGAGTACATCGACAACAAGAAGAAGCTCACCCGCTACCACTTCTTCAGTGACGAGCGCTTCGGCGGCCGGGACGCCATCTTCGGCCTGGACGTGCCGCTGATGAAGCTGGTCAACGTCTTCAAGTCCGCGGCGCAAGGCTACGGCACGGAGAAGCGCGTCATCCTCCTGCACGGCCCCGTGGGCTCGTCCAAGTCCACCATCGCCCGCCTGCTCAAGAAGGGCATGGAGGAGTACTCCAAGACGCCGGAGGGCGCCGCGTACACCTTCTCCTGGCTCACCGACAAGAAGCAGCCAGACGGCACGGTGACGAAGGAGAAGATGAAGTGCCCGATGAACGAGGAGCCCCTCAACCTCATCCCGCGCGAGTGGCGTGACAAGGTCTTCTCCGAGCTGTCCCCGCCGGAGTCCGGCTACACGATTCCCGGCGGCTGCGAGCTGTGCCCCGCCTGCCGCTTCGTCTTCAAGGAGCTGATGACCCAGTACGGCGGTGACTTCGCCCAGGTCATGGGCCACGTCCACGTCAACCGGCTCATCTTCAGTGAGAAGGACCGCGTGGGCATTGGCACCTTCCAGCCCAAGGACGAAAAGAACCAGGACTCCACGGAGCTCACCGGCGACATCAACTACCGGAAGATCGCCGAGTACGGCTCGGACTCCGACCCGCGCGCCTTCAACTTCGACGGCGAGTTCAACATCGCCAACCGCGGCGTCATTGAATTCGTGGAAGTGCTCAAGCTGGACGTCGCGTTCCTCTACGACCTGCTCGGCGCGTCGCAGGAGCACAAGATCAAGCCGAAGAAGTTCCCTCAGACGGACATCGACGAGGTCATCATCGGGCACACCAACGAGCCCGAGTACAAGAAGCTCGAGAACAACGAGTTCATGGAGGCCTTGCGCGACCGTACGGTGAAGATTGACATCCCGTACATCACCAAGCTCGCGGAGGAGGTGAAGATCTACGAGAAGGACTTCAACTCCCGCGCCATCAAGGGCAAGCACATCGCCCCGCACACGCTGGAGATGGCCGCCATGTGGGCCGTCCTCACGCGCCTGGAGGAGCCCAAGAAGCACAACCTGTCGCTCCTGCAGAAGCTCAAGCTCTACAACGGCAAGACGCTCCCCAACTTCACCGAGGACAACATCAAGGAGCTGCGCAAGGAGTCCGTGCGCGAGGGCCTGGAGGGCATCAGCGCCCGCTACATCCAGGATAAAATCTCCAACGCCCTGGTGAGCGACAAGGGCGAGGGCTGCATCAACCCCTTCATGGTGCTCAACGAGTTGGAAGCCGGCTTGAAGACGCACTCCCTCATCAACACCGAGGACGCGCGCAAGCGGATGAAGGAGCTGCTCACCACGGTGAAGCAGGAGTACGAGGACATCGTCAAGAACGAGGTCCAGCGCGCCATCAGCGCCGACGAGGACGCCATCGGCAAGCTGTGCGGCAACTACATCGACAACATCAAGGCCTTCACCCAGAAGGAGAAGGTCCGCAACAAGTACACCGGCATCTACGAGGTGCCGGACGAGCGCTTGATGCGGTCGATTGAAGAGAAGATCGACATCCCGGAGAGCCGCAAGGACGACTTCCGCGGGGAGATCATGAACTACATCGGCGCGCTCGCCGTGGAGGGCAAGACCTTCAACTACCGGACCAACGAGCGGCTGCACAAGGCGCTGGAGCTGAAGCTGTTCGAGGACCAGAAGGACAGCATCAAGCTCAAGAACCTGGTGTCGTCCGTCGTGGACAAGGAGACCCAGGAGAAGATCGACCTGGTGAAGGACCGGATGATGAAGAACTACGGGTACTGCGAGATCTGCTCCACGGACGTGCTGAACTTCGTGGCCAGCATCTTCGCCCGCGGTGACGCCAAGGAGTAA
- a CDS encoding SpoVR family protein — translation MPKSLTPRLAALRDEIHGYAKEFGLDFFDTVFEMVSYDEMNMVAAYGGFPTRYPHWRWGMEYEQLAKGYEYGLSKIYELVINNDPCYAYLMESNPEVDQKLVMAHVYGHCDFFKNNFSFRHTNRRMIDDMANHATRVRRWVDKIGVEKVEDFIDRTLSLENLIDQHAPHIRRNPDPQRAEEEAKSNERVEGFKVNREYMRGFINPSEFMDSQRKRAEDEKQQRKRFPERPQRDVLYFLLEHAPLEPWEVDILSILRDEAYYFAPQGQTKIMNEGWASYWHSTIMTRRALRDDEIIDYADHHSGTMGVRPGAINPYKLGIELWRDIEDRWNKGKFGKEWDECDDLRARQAWDKKLGAGREKIFEVRKHYNDITFIDTFLTAEFAQQQKLFVYGFNDKRNSWEILDREFRKVKNKLLTSLTNFGQPIIEVVDGNYENRSELLLAHKHDGQDLKGDYARETLRNLQSLWRRPVNIITRYDGKGALLRYDGQHHSEKKVEL, via the coding sequence ATGCCCAAGAGCCTCACACCGCGACTCGCAGCGCTGCGGGATGAAATCCACGGCTACGCCAAGGAGTTCGGCCTGGATTTCTTCGACACCGTCTTCGAGATGGTGTCCTACGACGAGATGAACATGGTGGCCGCCTACGGCGGCTTCCCCACCCGCTATCCCCACTGGCGCTGGGGCATGGAGTACGAGCAACTGGCGAAGGGGTACGAGTACGGGCTTTCGAAAATCTACGAGCTCGTCATCAACAACGACCCCTGCTACGCCTACTTGATGGAGAGCAACCCGGAGGTGGACCAGAAGCTGGTGATGGCCCACGTCTACGGTCACTGCGACTTCTTCAAGAACAACTTCTCCTTCCGACACACCAACCGCCGGATGATTGACGACATGGCCAACCACGCCACCCGCGTCCGGCGGTGGGTGGACAAGATTGGCGTGGAGAAGGTGGAGGACTTCATCGACCGGACGCTGTCGCTGGAGAACCTCATCGACCAGCACGCGCCGCACATCCGGCGCAACCCGGACCCGCAGCGCGCGGAAGAGGAAGCCAAGTCCAACGAGCGCGTGGAGGGCTTCAAGGTGAACCGCGAGTACATGCGCGGCTTCATCAACCCTTCGGAGTTCATGGACTCCCAGCGCAAGCGCGCCGAGGACGAGAAGCAGCAGCGCAAGCGCTTCCCGGAGCGCCCTCAGCGCGACGTGCTGTACTTCCTCCTGGAGCACGCGCCGCTGGAGCCCTGGGAGGTGGACATCCTCTCCATCCTGCGCGACGAGGCGTACTACTTCGCGCCACAGGGCCAGACGAAGATCATGAACGAGGGGTGGGCCAGCTACTGGCACTCCACCATCATGACCCGCCGGGCGCTGCGGGACGATGAGATCATCGACTACGCGGACCACCACTCCGGCACCATGGGCGTGCGCCCCGGCGCCATCAACCCGTACAAGCTGGGCATCGAGCTGTGGCGGGACATTGAAGACCGGTGGAACAAGGGCAAGTTCGGCAAGGAGTGGGACGAGTGCGATGACCTTCGCGCGCGCCAGGCCTGGGACAAGAAGCTGGGCGCGGGGCGCGAGAAGATCTTCGAGGTGCGCAAGCACTACAACGACATCACCTTCATCGACACGTTCCTCACCGCCGAGTTCGCCCAGCAGCAGAAGCTCTTCGTCTACGGCTTCAACGACAAACGCAACTCGTGGGAGATCCTCGACCGCGAGTTCCGCAAGGTGAAGAACAAGCTGCTCACGTCGCTCACCAACTTCGGGCAGCCCATCATCGAGGTGGTGGACGGCAACTACGAGAACCGCTCGGAGCTCTTGCTCGCGCACAAGCACGACGGGCAGGACCTGAAGGGCGACTACGCGCGGGAGACGCTGCGCAACCTCCAGTCCCTCTGGCGCCGGCCGGTGAACATCATCACCCGCTACGACGGCAAGGGGGCCCTGCTGCGCTACGACGGGCAGCACCACTCGGAAAAGAAAGTGGAGCTGTAA